Proteins from a genomic interval of Symmachiella macrocystis:
- a CDS encoding Fur family transcriptional regulator, translating into MVGHTRRVDANEVEEIRQLLRDRAVRATPARIAVLQELRSATSPLTHADLAEKLVPLGFDKATVFRNLADLTDADLIMRTELGDHVWRFEVLDPNNPNSDKHPHFVCVECGDVRCLGDMTFTASSQRRAKGIGRITEILIKGHCKNCDTAAI; encoded by the coding sequence ATGGTCGGACATACACGCCGTGTTGACGCGAATGAAGTTGAGGAAATCCGCCAATTGCTTCGGGATCGGGCAGTCCGCGCCACTCCAGCACGGATCGCGGTCCTGCAAGAGTTGCGGAGTGCGACATCGCCATTGACTCATGCTGATCTTGCGGAAAAGCTGGTGCCGCTTGGATTTGACAAAGCGACGGTGTTTCGCAATCTAGCCGATTTGACCGACGCAGATCTTATCATGCGAACGGAATTGGGCGATCACGTTTGGCGATTTGAAGTCTTGGATCCCAATAATCCCAATAGCGACAAACACCCGCACTTTGTGTGTGTCGAATGCGGTGACGTTCGGTGTCTAGGAGATATGACATTCACGGCCAGTTCTCAGCGACGTGCCAAAGGCATTGGTCGGATCACTGAGATTCTGATCAAGGGACACTGCAAAAACTGCGACACCGCAGCGATCTGA
- a CDS encoding Lpg1974 family pore-forming outer membrane protein, which translates to MCAAPDDEGTITFSSAVLFWKVTEGSAENWAQEITPLGIGTTFGTATLVDAPFEWKAGIRIGAAYQPPDSEFDLSVSYTHFGTNATNQATGEVYSAFLGNFYVGNPDGTSFGPYYSNASVDWDFQFDSIDLELGREFAISDSLSLRPFLGLKSAMIDQSIHSNWSNPINTSSQTYLFTAAEEDLKQDFWGIGPSLGVNAVIPIVRETDYSLRIFASPSAALMYGRWTFKDQYRNNGPTSTAHPTPAVVDINTDPITGAATMARGVLGLEWVQYGSEITTSLRLGYEAQIWLNQMQFYSYNMGRLNNLMSLHGGVFELSLNF; encoded by the coding sequence GTGTGTGCTGCTCCGGACGATGAAGGAACGATCACGTTTTCCTCTGCGGTGTTGTTTTGGAAAGTCACCGAAGGCAGCGCGGAAAACTGGGCGCAAGAAATCACGCCACTTGGCATTGGGACGACCTTTGGAACCGCCACGCTGGTCGATGCGCCGTTTGAATGGAAAGCCGGAATTCGTATCGGTGCGGCCTACCAGCCTCCTGACAGCGAATTTGACCTGTCGGTTTCCTACACACACTTTGGGACCAATGCAACCAATCAAGCCACGGGCGAAGTCTACTCTGCTTTTTTGGGGAACTTCTACGTCGGCAATCCGGATGGAACCTCGTTCGGTCCTTACTACAGTAACGCTTCGGTCGACTGGGACTTTCAGTTTGATTCGATCGACCTCGAACTGGGGCGAGAATTTGCGATCAGCGACTCACTGTCGTTGCGACCATTCCTCGGTTTGAAGTCGGCCATGATCGATCAGTCGATCCATTCCAACTGGAGCAATCCGATCAACACGTCTTCGCAGACGTACCTCTTCACCGCTGCTGAAGAAGACTTGAAACAGGACTTCTGGGGAATCGGCCCTTCACTGGGCGTGAATGCCGTGATTCCGATTGTACGCGAAACGGACTATTCACTACGCATTTTCGCCAGCCCGTCTGCCGCGCTCATGTATGGACGCTGGACATTCAAAGACCAATACCGCAACAACGGGCCGACGTCGACCGCACATCCCACGCCGGCAGTAGTCGACATCAATACGGATCCTATTACGGGAGCCGCGACAATGGCACGAGGGGTGTTGGGGCTGGAGTGGGTCCAATACGGTTCTGAAATCACCACCAGCCTGCGACTGGGATATGAAGCGCAAATTTGGCTGAATCAAATGCAATTTTATTCCTACAACATGGGTCGCCTCAACAACTTGATGTCGTTACATGGCGGCGTCTTCGAGTTGTCCCTTAACTTTTAG
- a CDS encoding Lpg1974 family pore-forming outer membrane protein encodes MVRHATFLIVILACCTARADGVAPFADALLWRASEETSSVWASAVSGSDSPTAGPTTTFSPTEIDFDWNAGLRTGLEFQTDDSAWSAKLYWTHFVTSDRAAFTSEDQLVIPEFFSGFASGDAYLFTNAAIDWELAFNTFDFEVGHELQLSDSLRLYPTLGVRGAVIRQTIRSQWSDPFLFLAATEDVDHDFRGIGPSFGMEGRWDVPRCQNLRVIGSFSAAFMYGVWNVHDTYQRTDPQPELNSYRAFTTDLSDSKLGTLMLRYFLGCEWAWQGNVDITARAGYELQWWANQQRLTTFQQLPMHGDLTLQGLTCGIAVSF; translated from the coding sequence ATGGTCCGTCACGCGACATTTCTGATCGTGATCCTCGCCTGTTGCACGGCGCGCGCCGACGGAGTAGCTCCGTTCGCCGACGCTTTGCTGTGGCGCGCCTCGGAAGAGACCTCTTCCGTGTGGGCCAGTGCCGTCTCGGGGAGTGACAGCCCCACGGCCGGCCCGACGACCACCTTCTCGCCCACCGAAATCGATTTTGATTGGAACGCAGGCCTCCGCACTGGTTTGGAGTTTCAAACAGACGACTCCGCATGGAGCGCTAAGCTGTATTGGACGCATTTCGTCACCTCCGACCGTGCTGCGTTCACCTCGGAGGACCAACTCGTCATTCCGGAATTCTTCAGCGGTTTTGCCAGCGGAGACGCGTATCTGTTTACCAATGCCGCCATCGATTGGGAATTAGCGTTCAATACGTTCGACTTTGAGGTCGGCCACGAATTGCAGCTCAGTGACTCGCTACGACTTTATCCCACCTTGGGCGTGAGAGGCGCTGTGATTCGGCAAACGATTCGCAGCCAGTGGTCCGATCCTTTTCTGTTCTTAGCAGCCACTGAAGATGTCGACCACGACTTTCGCGGCATCGGACCCAGTTTTGGCATGGAGGGGCGTTGGGATGTGCCGCGTTGCCAGAACTTGCGGGTCATCGGGTCGTTTTCCGCCGCCTTTATGTACGGCGTCTGGAACGTCCACGACACCTATCAACGGACCGATCCCCAACCCGAGCTGAATTCGTACCGAGCATTCACGACCGACTTATCGGATTCCAAATTGGGGACGCTGATGCTGCGTTATTTTCTGGGCTGCGAATGGGCTTGGCAGGGCAACGTCGATATCACCGCCCGTGCGGGGTATGAGTTGCAATGGTGGGCTAACCAGCAACGACTCACCACGTTTCAACAACTTCCTATGCACGGCGATCTGACATTACAAGGTCTCACATGCGGTATTGCTGTCTCATTCTAA
- a CDS encoding Lpg1974 family pore-forming outer membrane protein, whose product MPTTVARAEEHLFAEMLYWHATEPVDWVLNTNRDPSNQYVDYETLTYDWTPGLRVGGGIEGEWDTKVYYTHFHVDTSDSASGHLTGAFLGAKQAQPPAPQLYFETGQIKSSIRYSMFDWDIGKRFTPVDSLTIRPVTGLRGGWIDQSFQSALQAEYGGPGSTTQEHLVENIENNFWGIGPKVGVETMLTLWQEDDIQIQGIANFYAAYLLGHWNISDVTSITTTTNGVAAQSTKIIDVPSRDFGAVAFQAIVGITLNYRRCSATVGYELNDWLNQCQIFDDATGPHNNDLLLQGLTVQASYRF is encoded by the coding sequence ATGCCGACAACGGTTGCTCGCGCGGAGGAACACCTCTTCGCTGAGATGCTGTATTGGCATGCGACCGAACCGGTCGACTGGGTGCTGAATACCAATCGAGATCCCTCGAATCAGTACGTCGACTACGAAACGCTGACCTATGACTGGACACCTGGACTACGGGTCGGTGGCGGCATCGAAGGGGAGTGGGACACCAAGGTCTACTATACGCATTTTCATGTCGACACCTCGGATAGTGCGTCAGGCCATTTAACGGGTGCTTTTTTGGGGGCGAAACAAGCCCAACCCCCCGCTCCACAGCTGTATTTTGAAACGGGACAAATCAAATCGTCAATCCGCTACAGCATGTTCGACTGGGATATCGGCAAACGGTTCACGCCTGTCGATTCGCTCACCATCCGGCCCGTTACCGGCCTGCGCGGTGGCTGGATTGATCAATCCTTTCAGTCCGCCCTGCAAGCCGAATATGGGGGACCGGGATCGACTACCCAGGAACATCTTGTCGAGAACATCGAAAACAATTTCTGGGGCATCGGTCCCAAGGTTGGCGTGGAAACAATGCTCACTCTTTGGCAAGAGGACGACATCCAAATCCAGGGCATTGCCAATTTCTACGCCGCCTATTTGTTAGGGCATTGGAATATCAGTGACGTGACCTCGATCACGACCACCACAAACGGCGTTGCTGCCCAGTCGACAAAAATCATTGACGTTCCCAGTCGCGACTTCGGCGCCGTCGCCTTCCAGGCCATCGTCGGCATTACGCTGAACTACCGTCGCTGCTCAGCCACGGTCGGCTATGAGCTCAACGACTGGCTGAATCAATGCCAGATCTTCGACGACGCCACCGGCCCCCACAACAACGACCTGCTCCTCCAAGGCCTCACCGTCCAAGCAAGCTATCGCTTTTGA
- a CDS encoding SLC5 family protein, with product MPGQLAGLDFVVLAAYLGGTLLLGLYLGRGIHTGKDYFLAGRNLPWWVIGMSLVASDIGGTDIIGVGGAAYSYGMAVGNFEWIGCIPAMLIGAFVFIPFFWRSGVYTIPEFMERRYNAAVRAALAFCWLGFMACNLGIMLFASAKMMNGMLGLEFLPADYQTLAYILLTAALVGVYTYAGGLAAVVYTDTIQCVVMIGGCLLVVVMGINEFGGLGPLRDAVRENEAQVRQDQIAELEAADPIDERELQHLKNADPDHIEHTELILPVDTRSPFPWPGILIGLAMVLSPAYWFGNQAIVQRSLGAKSEFQAKASYVSGALLKNLIPIIIAVPGVIAFAKFPELKDADTAFPTLVAHLLPSGLRGLFLAAFLAALMSSVDSYLNSAATIITNDFYMRFYKPDISDEHVLSVGRVATIVLLLWAIGFATAVSFMEGSGIYTIFQTLMAFFQGPALAILLCGVLWRRATGIGAFVGFVSGVVFSVTLFTLNQEAVYTALGIEPLFQIADPFLYFSVWAFLVSLTVIIIVSLCTKPEPDEKIAGLVYQRHLRAAEKKD from the coding sequence ATGCCGGGACAACTTGCGGGACTCGATTTTGTTGTACTCGCCGCCTACCTGGGCGGAACGTTGTTGCTCGGTTTGTACTTGGGGCGGGGGATTCATACCGGCAAGGACTATTTTCTTGCCGGGCGAAACCTTCCCTGGTGGGTGATCGGTATGTCGCTGGTCGCTTCGGATATTGGGGGTACGGATATAATCGGTGTCGGCGGCGCCGCTTATTCCTACGGCATGGCGGTCGGCAATTTCGAATGGATCGGCTGCATTCCCGCGATGCTGATTGGGGCCTTCGTATTCATTCCCTTCTTTTGGCGATCGGGTGTCTACACGATTCCGGAATTCATGGAGCGCCGCTACAACGCCGCTGTCCGCGCGGCATTGGCATTTTGTTGGCTGGGCTTCATGGCCTGCAACTTGGGAATCATGTTGTTCGCCTCAGCTAAGATGATGAACGGTATGTTGGGGCTGGAGTTTTTGCCCGCTGACTATCAGACCTTGGCCTACATCCTTCTCACCGCTGCCCTAGTCGGCGTTTATACCTATGCCGGCGGATTGGCGGCGGTGGTCTATACCGACACCATTCAATGCGTGGTGATGATCGGCGGCTGCCTGTTGGTGGTGGTGATGGGCATCAACGAATTCGGCGGCTTAGGTCCGCTGCGGGATGCCGTTCGCGAGAACGAAGCTCAAGTGCGACAGGACCAGATTGCCGAGCTCGAAGCGGCGGACCCAATCGACGAGCGGGAGTTGCAGCACTTAAAGAATGCCGATCCCGATCATATCGAACATACGGAATTGATTCTTCCGGTCGATACCCGCAGCCCCTTCCCCTGGCCGGGCATTTTGATCGGTCTGGCGATGGTGCTTTCGCCCGCATACTGGTTCGGCAATCAAGCCATCGTGCAGCGGTCGTTGGGCGCAAAAAGCGAATTCCAAGCCAAGGCGTCTTATGTCTCCGGCGCGCTGCTGAAAAACCTGATTCCGATCATCATTGCTGTGCCGGGCGTGATCGCCTTTGCCAAGTTTCCCGAACTCAAAGACGCCGATACAGCGTTCCCGACGCTGGTGGCCCATTTACTGCCTAGCGGGCTGCGGGGATTGTTCCTGGCTGCGTTTTTAGCGGCACTGATGTCGAGCGTCGATTCCTACCTCAACTCTGCTGCCACAATCATCACCAACGATTTTTATATGCGGTTTTACAAGCCCGACATCAGCGATGAACACGTGTTGAGCGTGGGGCGCGTAGCAACCATCGTGCTGCTCCTCTGGGCGATTGGATTTGCCACGGCGGTTAGCTTCATGGAGGGGTCTGGAATTTATACGATCTTCCAAACGCTGATGGCGTTTTTCCAAGGACCGGCATTGGCAATTTTGTTGTGTGGTGTGTTATGGCGCCGGGCCACCGGCATTGGTGCATTCGTTGGTTTTGTGTCCGGTGTCGTCTTTTCCGTTACGTTGTTCACCTTAAACCAGGAAGCCGTCTACACCGCGCTGGGAATCGAACCGCTATTTCAAATCGCAGATCCGTTTTTGTACTTTTCGGTGTGGGCGTTTTTGGTCTCGCTAACGGTGATCATCATCGTCAGCCTGTGCACCAAGCCAGAACCGGACGAGAAAATCGCCGGCCTAGTCTATCAACGACATCTCCGCGCCGCCGAGAAGAAGGATTAA
- a CDS encoding sialate O-acetylesterase, translated as MTHSTHRCRCLCLLLLAIVFTAPAAVNADVTVPQFFGNHMVLQRDKPVKLWGWADKGEHVTVALGEAQQETTADDDGRWSVQFPARPASREPVAITIQGKDYSLAFDDVLFGDVWICSGQSNMEWPVTRTNDAEKEIAAADHPTMRLFTVKRSKQETPQRDVSGSWGVCSPETVPGFSAVGYFFGRHLQEHVDVPIGLINSSWGGTPAEYWTPTSAFEHDSELKLTSDNEHAKNVMSTPSVLYNGMIAPLAGLPIRGAIWYQGESNVPMAEHYTKLFSGMIKGWRQEFGQGEFPFLFVQIAPWDYRKIAAWPAGGAPVVREAQRNTLAVPKTGMVVTTDIGNVEDIHPKNKQEVGRRLGLAARVIEYGEKIVYSGPMFKSVKFDGNKAILSFDHLGGGLMAKGDKLTHFQIAGKDGEFVDADAVIEGDTVVVKSAEVPTPQAVRFGFSDVAEPNLFNKDGLPASPFRTDD; from the coding sequence GTGACTCACTCCACTCATCGTTGCCGCTGTTTGTGTCTGTTGTTGTTAGCGATCGTTTTCACCGCACCAGCTGCCGTAAACGCGGACGTCACCGTGCCGCAGTTTTTCGGCAACCATATGGTGTTGCAGCGGGATAAACCGGTGAAGCTGTGGGGGTGGGCGGACAAAGGAGAACATGTCACCGTCGCTTTGGGCGAGGCGCAGCAGGAAACCACGGCCGATGACGATGGCCGGTGGAGTGTTCAGTTTCCCGCGCGGCCTGCGAGCCGGGAGCCGGTGGCAATTACGATTCAGGGCAAAGACTACAGCCTCGCATTCGATGACGTGTTGTTCGGCGATGTTTGGATCTGTTCCGGACAATCAAATATGGAATGGCCGGTCACCCGCACGAATGATGCGGAAAAAGAAATTGCCGCTGCCGATCATCCCACCATGCGATTATTCACTGTCAAACGGTCCAAGCAGGAGACCCCGCAGCGCGACGTGTCGGGATCGTGGGGCGTCTGTTCGCCGGAAACGGTCCCCGGTTTCTCCGCCGTCGGATACTTTTTCGGTCGGCATCTGCAGGAGCATGTCGACGTGCCTATCGGCTTGATCAACAGTTCTTGGGGCGGGACGCCGGCGGAGTATTGGACGCCGACTTCGGCCTTTGAACATGATTCCGAGCTGAAGTTGACCAGCGACAATGAACACGCCAAAAACGTGATGAGCACTCCCAGCGTGCTCTACAACGGAATGATCGCACCTCTTGCGGGGCTGCCGATTCGCGGGGCGATTTGGTATCAGGGCGAATCAAACGTCCCGATGGCCGAACATTATACGAAACTGTTTTCCGGCATGATCAAAGGTTGGCGCCAAGAATTTGGCCAGGGGGAATTCCCGTTTCTGTTCGTGCAGATTGCTCCTTGGGACTATCGGAAAATCGCAGCCTGGCCGGCAGGCGGAGCACCGGTCGTGCGCGAAGCACAGCGAAACACCTTGGCCGTTCCGAAGACAGGCATGGTTGTGACGACCGACATCGGTAACGTCGAGGACATTCACCCCAAGAACAAACAAGAGGTCGGCCGTCGCCTCGGATTAGCGGCGCGGGTGATTGAGTATGGTGAGAAGATTGTCTATTCCGGCCCGATGTTTAAGTCGGTCAAGTTTGACGGGAACAAAGCAATTCTTTCATTCGATCACCTGGGCGGCGGACTGATGGCCAAGGGAGACAAACTGACGCATTTTCAAATCGCCGGGAAAGACGGGGAATTCGTCGATGCGGATGCGGTGATCGAGGGAGATACCGTCGTGGTCAAAAGTGCGGAGGTACCCACGCCACAAGCCGTCCGTTTCGGATTCAGCGACGTCGCAGAACCAAACCTATTTAATAAAGACGGCCTGCCGGCATCACCGTTTCGCACGGACGACTAG
- a CDS encoding acyl-CoA acyltransferase, translated as MHELFAFLFSVTTAYGYALAAWPVLRLRGRVVVSTITGLAVFVCPLLIPAEHVILRAAVTFLCAELMLKMLDVARQFRRRGRGAVGFPAYARFLIPFPVLFVIFGRRENRTPFRGSWRLMGLKVLSAAVVILLGFALVDFFAQFSIVRTYFLVDHLLKLAIFVLTIEGISRLVNGLERLAGFDIRPVIDRAYVAQTVAEFWCRYNNRVHAWFEHNLFGPVVRHGSPAWGITLCFFASGVFHELGFGIATSRFDGYQFLFFMLQVPAVLISRPLHRWGTRGGIANKLAAHGFTVAWMSATSIFFFHSVNRVFPFYYASEPWLP; from the coding sequence ATGCACGAACTCTTCGCATTTTTATTCTCAGTGACCACGGCGTATGGTTACGCGCTGGCTGCGTGGCCGGTCTTGCGTTTGCGGGGCAGGGTGGTGGTTTCGACGATCACCGGGCTTGCGGTGTTTGTTTGTCCGCTGTTGATTCCGGCGGAGCACGTGATCCTGCGTGCTGCGGTCACGTTTCTCTGCGCGGAGCTGATGTTAAAAATGCTCGATGTTGCGCGGCAGTTTCGCCGTCGCGGCCGAGGCGCTGTTGGCTTCCCCGCATACGCGCGATTCCTGATTCCGTTTCCCGTGTTGTTTGTCATCTTCGGCCGCCGAGAGAATCGCACCCCCTTCCGCGGATCGTGGAGGCTGATGGGGCTCAAGGTTTTGAGCGCCGCCGTGGTAATCTTATTGGGGTTTGCGCTCGTTGACTTTTTTGCACAGTTTTCGATCGTGCGAACCTACTTTCTGGTGGATCACCTCCTGAAGTTGGCCATCTTCGTGCTGACGATCGAAGGCATCTCACGTCTGGTCAATGGATTGGAACGGCTGGCTGGCTTTGACATCCGACCGGTGATTGACCGAGCCTATGTTGCGCAAACCGTTGCCGAATTTTGGTGCCGGTACAACAACCGCGTTCACGCATGGTTCGAGCATAACCTGTTTGGTCCGGTTGTTCGCCACGGTTCACCAGCATGGGGGATCACGCTTTGTTTCTTCGCCAGTGGGGTTTTCCACGAATTGGGTTTCGGTATCGCCACATCACGGTTCGACGGATATCAATTCCTGTTTTTTATGCTGCAAGTACCGGCAGTGTTAATTTCGCGGCCGCTGCACCGCTGGGGGACACGCGGTGGAATTGCGAATAAATTGGCGGCGCACGGCTTCACCGTTGCGTGGATGTCGGCCACATCGATATTCTTTTTTCACAGTGTGAATCGTGTGTTTCCATTTTACTACGCCAGTGAGCCATGGTTGCCCTGA
- a CDS encoding alkaline phosphatase D family protein, with protein sequence MIQRIAFVLLLTMLATPLLAQEDDPLGGASRPNPQMVLKRGGRQYKRNHQFALRLIVLDRLDEAEELLQQLLIADPGDPESHYMLGLLYAQQEKTEQAITEIRRAVVLGLPPGRVLAGPRALISELQENAFFDVLRKSLAGVPLHGPLVGNVTDHSAAFWVRTAEADKVIVTLREQADKAAPLHSAGSLSKADDDFTAVVNVDGLKANTVYSYEVTVGNHPAELTDDSPQFQTFPAPGEASKFKLAFGGGAGFVPPHERMWDTIASYHPLALLLLGDNTYIDDPESVEMQQYTYQRRQSRPEYRRLTGRTAVFTIWDDHDFGTNDCWGGPLVDKPAWKRDKAWKVYKQNWPNPGFGGGPEQPGCYYAFSIGDIDFIMLDCRYYRTTAKIDNPSMLGPVQLKWFEEELLKCHGKFKVICSSVPWDFRTKGDSLDTWNGYKEEREKIFRMIEDNNIPGVVLMSADRHRSDAWKIERAGGYPFYEFNSSRLTNQHVHPTMKKAGAIFSYNAKQSFGLVTFDTTLEDPTVMYEVINIDGERIDGLTVKLSELR encoded by the coding sequence ATGATCCAGCGTATTGCTTTTGTGCTATTGCTCACCATGCTCGCAACTCCGCTCCTTGCCCAAGAGGATGACCCGTTGGGTGGGGCGTCGCGGCCGAATCCTCAGATGGTTTTGAAACGTGGCGGGCGGCAGTACAAACGTAACCACCAGTTTGCGCTGCGGCTGATTGTGTTGGACCGTCTTGATGAAGCGGAGGAGTTGCTGCAGCAATTATTGATTGCCGATCCCGGCGATCCGGAATCGCACTACATGTTGGGACTGCTCTATGCCCAGCAAGAGAAGACCGAACAGGCGATCACGGAAATACGCAGAGCGGTTGTCTTGGGACTGCCGCCGGGACGCGTGTTGGCTGGGCCGCGCGCGTTGATCAGTGAGTTGCAGGAGAATGCGTTCTTTGACGTATTGCGAAAAAGCCTCGCCGGCGTGCCGTTGCACGGTCCGCTGGTAGGAAACGTCACCGACCATTCAGCCGCCTTTTGGGTTCGCACCGCGGAGGCTGACAAGGTGATTGTTACGTTGCGGGAACAGGCGGATAAAGCGGCGCCGTTGCACAGTGCCGGGAGTCTCTCAAAAGCGGACGATGATTTTACGGCTGTCGTTAACGTCGATGGCCTCAAAGCGAATACTGTCTATTCTTATGAAGTGACAGTCGGCAACCACCCAGCGGAACTCACCGACGATTCGCCGCAATTCCAAACCTTTCCCGCTCCGGGAGAGGCCAGCAAGTTCAAGTTGGCCTTCGGTGGCGGCGCCGGTTTCGTCCCGCCGCACGAACGGATGTGGGATACGATCGCCAGTTACCACCCACTAGCGCTATTACTGTTGGGCGACAATACCTACATCGACGACCCTGAATCGGTCGAGATGCAGCAGTACACCTATCAGCGGCGGCAATCGCGGCCGGAGTATCGTCGCCTGACAGGCCGTACAGCGGTGTTTACGATTTGGGACGATCACGATTTCGGCACCAACGACTGCTGGGGTGGTCCGTTAGTCGACAAGCCCGCTTGGAAACGGGACAAAGCCTGGAAGGTTTACAAGCAAAACTGGCCCAATCCCGGTTTCGGCGGCGGCCCAGAACAGCCCGGCTGCTACTACGCATTCTCGATCGGCGACATCGATTTCATCATGCTCGACTGTCGCTATTACCGCACCACTGCCAAGATCGACAACCCCTCAATGCTCGGCCCGGTGCAATTGAAATGGTTCGAAGAGGAACTGCTCAAATGCCACGGCAAGTTCAAGGTGATCTGCTCCTCCGTCCCCTGGGACTTCCGCACCAAGGGTGACAGCCTCGATACCTGGAACGGCTACAAGGAGGAACGCGAGAAGATCTTCCGCATGATTGAAGACAACAACATCCCCGGCGTGGTCCTCATGTCAGCGGACCGCCACCGTTCCGATGCCTGGAAGATCGAACGGGCAGGGGGGTATCCCTTCTACGAATTCAACTCCTCCCGCCTGACCAATCAACACGTGCACCCCACGATGAAAAAAGCGGGCGCGATTTTTTCCTACAACGCCAAACAATCCTTCGGCCTGGTGACCTTCGACACCACGCTCGAAGACCCGACGGTTATGTATGAGGTGATTAATATCGATGGCGAGCGAATTGATGGGTTGACGGTGAAGTTGAGTGAGTTGCGGTGA
- a CDS encoding YMGG-like glycine zipper-containing protein, with translation MLRLNWLVGVVTICVMATGCQNMNNTEKGAVVGGASGAGIGAIVGKQLGSTGAGAAIGGVAGTLFGGAVGKAQDNAEETEMYREHAAQQEATRKFEKNAMNNHDVIKFAQSNVSDEFIIGEIKRRGGRFDMSTEGMLFLHENGVSEHVLTVMQERARY, from the coding sequence ATGCTACGACTGAATTGGTTGGTCGGCGTTGTGACTATCTGCGTCATGGCCACAGGCTGCCAAAATATGAACAACACGGAAAAAGGCGCCGTCGTCGGAGGAGCCAGCGGCGCTGGTATTGGAGCAATCGTCGGCAAACAACTCGGCAGCACTGGCGCCGGCGCAGCCATTGGTGGCGTAGCCGGAACGCTCTTCGGTGGCGCGGTCGGTAAGGCGCAGGACAATGCCGAAGAAACGGAAATGTATCGAGAGCATGCCGCTCAACAAGAAGCGACACGCAAATTCGAAAAGAATGCGATGAACAATCACGACGTGATCAAATTTGCTCAAAGCAATGTGAGCGACGAATTCATCATCGGCGAAATCAAACGCCGCGGTGGACGGTTCGACATGTCCACCGAAGGCATGCTGTTTCTCCATGAAAACGGCGTCAGCGAACACGTGCTCACAGTCATGCAAGAACGGGCACGATATTAA
- a CDS encoding aminotransferase class IV, with the protein MPNRTVYFNGEYVAEADARVSIFDSALMFGDMAFEMTRTFGQQPFRLRSHLERLFASLRLLEIECGLTIDEMEELTLETLRRNLGTEAEDVDWQIMHDVSRGPLSLYSTVFPDGGRPTVSINCWPLIKHMGRFAENYTAGVDVAIVAQPAIPATMLDPKAKTRSRAHYQLARLQGERIGPGVWPLLVDSDGYLAEGPGWNLFLVSNGTIYSPEPRNILLGVSRGTVAELAAKIGVPFESTNLGRYEALQADEMFCTATTFSVVHARSFEGQPVGDGQLGPIVSKLQQAWKEFVGVDFIAQAQEYARRLPAWEKREIAAHDVT; encoded by the coding sequence ATGCCCAACCGAACCGTCTATTTTAATGGCGAATACGTTGCCGAAGCCGATGCACGCGTTTCCATTTTCGACTCAGCGCTGATGTTCGGCGACATGGCGTTTGAAATGACACGCACCTTTGGACAACAACCCTTTCGGTTGCGGTCGCATTTGGAACGGCTGTTCGCTTCGCTGAGGTTGTTGGAAATCGAATGTGGGCTGACGATCGACGAGATGGAAGAGCTGACGCTGGAAACACTGCGTCGCAATCTTGGTACCGAAGCGGAGGACGTCGATTGGCAAATCATGCACGATGTTTCGCGCGGTCCATTGTCCTTGTATAGCACGGTGTTTCCCGACGGCGGCCGCCCGACGGTCTCGATCAATTGTTGGCCGCTGATCAAGCACATGGGGCGGTTTGCGGAAAACTATACCGCGGGCGTCGATGTTGCCATCGTGGCGCAGCCCGCTATTCCTGCGACAATGTTGGATCCCAAAGCCAAAACGCGCAGCCGTGCGCATTATCAATTGGCCCGCTTGCAAGGCGAGCGCATTGGACCGGGCGTCTGGCCGCTGTTGGTCGATTCCGACGGGTATCTGGCCGAAGGGCCGGGGTGGAATCTGTTTTTGGTCTCCAACGGCACAATCTATTCACCCGAGCCGCGGAATATTCTATTGGGCGTCAGCCGCGGCACGGTCGCCGAGTTGGCGGCCAAGATCGGCGTGCCGTTTGAATCGACAAATCTCGGCCGTTACGAAGCACTGCAGGCGGATGAAATGTTCTGCACGGCGACCACATTCAGCGTAGTCCATGCACGGTCCTTCGAGGGGCAACCGGTCGGCGATGGTCAGTTGGGGCCGATCGTATCGAAGCTACAACAGGCTTGGAAGGAATTCGTCGGCGTCGACTTCATTGCCCAGGCGCAAGAATATGCGCGGCGACTCCCCGCTTGGGAAAAGCGAGAAATTGCCGCGCATGATGTCACGTGA